A region of Lycium barbarum isolate Lr01 chromosome 1, ASM1917538v2, whole genome shotgun sequence DNA encodes the following proteins:
- the LOC132645076 gene encoding glutamate receptor 2.8-like, protein MVLVLTSSYTANLTSMLTVQQLQPTITDLNDLIRNGEYVGYQEGSFVKDVLKRMKFDSSKFRIYSTLEEYNDALSRGSKNGGVGAIVDELPYIKLSLNKYCRKYIMVGPTYKAAGFRFAFPKGSPLVPDVSRAVLKVVEGEFMTKIIQKWFGDEIDCPEQDEMAITSDSLTLDSFKGLFLIAGVLAGSALLVFFLSFLYQNREILATDDSIEQKLSAIAKVFDEEKDNSNSKSEKPSKGSEGQTAMLFTASEASPEILPDLPLQRPEIRISDGLGASPADEGFSTTEPGTPLHETITGTVEERLNRALQGTVDR, encoded by the exons ATGGTTCTGGTGCTGACATCAAGTTATACAGCCAACTTAACATCTATGTTAACAGTGCAACAGCTCCAACCTACTATAACAGACCTCAATGATCTCATCAGGAATGGAGAATATGTTGGGTACCAAGAAGGTTCCTTTGTCAAAGACGTCTTGAAGCGCATGAAATTTGACAGCTCCAAGTTCAGAATTTATAGCACATTGGAAGAGTATAATGATGCCCTCTCAAGAGGAAGTAAAAATGGAGGTGTTGGTGCAATTGTTGATGAACTGCCTTATATCAAACTCTCCCTCAACAAGTACTGCAGGAAGTATATTATGGTCGGTCCGACATACAAGGCCGCCGGCTTTAGATTC GCATTTCCAAAAGGATCTCCTTTGGTACCTGACGTCTCAAGAGCAGTCCTGAAGGTGGTGGAGGGAGAGTTTATGACTAAAATAATTCAGAAATGGTTTGGGGATGAAATAGATTGTCCAGAGCAAGATGAAATGGCTATAACATCTGATAGTCTCACGCTAGATAGTTTTAAAGGCCTTTTCCTCATAGCTGGTGTATTAGCAGGCTCCGCTCTTCTTGTATTCTTCCTCAGTTTCCTTTATCAGAATAGAGAAATCTTAGCCACTGATGATTCTATAGAGCAAAAGCTTTCTGCAATAGCAAAAGTCTTTGATGAAGAGAAAGACAACTCTAATTCTAAATCAGAAAAGCCATCTAAAGGCAGTGAAGGCCAAACGGCTATGCTGTTCACAGCAAGTGAAGCTTCCCCTGAAATATTACCTGACCTTCCTTTGCAAAGACCAGAAATCAGAATTTCTGACGGCCTAGGAGCATCCCCTGCTGATGAAGGGTTCTCTACAACAGAACCTGGAACTCCACTTCATGAAACCATTACAGGGACAGTTGAAGAGAGACTGAATAGGGCCCTACAAGGGACTGTAGATAGATGA